Part of the Haliotis asinina isolate JCU_RB_2024 chromosome 8, JCU_Hal_asi_v2, whole genome shotgun sequence genome is shown below.
TTGATGCCTCACATGTTACCATTTAGGAGGCCTATAACCTACATGTACATGAATGTGTGACTATTATGCTACTGGCCAATGAAGGGAGTAGGGGTAGTTGCAGGGTTGCGTATTCCATTCTTGAAGCATGGTAAAGTTTGATGGAAGGAACTGTAGATCTATTTCTTGCTATTTCAGTTGGTTTTCATTCTTGCATTCTACGTCATACCCTTTCAAGGTAATATGATAAGTCTCTTATATTTGGGAGTACTACATGGATCTATTCATGTCATAGCTTGATCCTGAAAGCATGTAGGTCTCAGGCAGTCAGTGATATTAGACCTAGGGCCATCGTTGActtttagataattttctcTTGTTCTATATAATCATTTATAGATAAATTTCAAAATAGGACAATGACCAGGTAGTTTGACAAATATGTCAtgatgaaagatatgaaatttcTGTATCTGAATTTCCTCATGAAACCACACCACATTCTGGTAGTGGACATTTCCATAAGAGACTGGTGGAATGTTTGAAACTTATGACTTTGGGTGCATGTATGTCAACTTTGTCATTAACACCTGTAATATAAATGATAAGAACAACAAATGATACCTAGGGTATTGTGATCCCACTCAGGGACCCCTACAGCCTTGTAAAGAAAGTCCCTAGGAATCGTGTACAGATCAGGGTAAACCCATTCTTAAATGGCTGATGTGTAGTTCATCACAATGATTAACACAGAGAAGAAATCTGTCCAACTTTGACAGGTGACAGGGAACAAGAACCAGAGTTATCAGAGAATGACTCCAGTGCAGTCATGTCACATTTAATAAGCCcttggaaggcaacaatacaccattatgtgtcatgtgtcatgcATTACCACAGTGTTTTAATGAAAGTCATTGTGCCCAATTAACTGTCATGATTAAAGTAACAAGGGTGACATAACTGAACACATGAATTAGTTCCGTAAATGgcataacatttttttcaaagacatataTGTTGGCATGGATTTAAGTGTCATCTGAACATTTCCAGTCTGTTAactacagagttgtgtccctttcaCATAGACAAATTAGTTGATCCTTGGTTGAATCACAGATTCATCCTTTTTTGTCATCCACAAGTAACTGTCTGAGATCTTCTTGTTTTCCTTCCATGTGTTTTTATGATGATTTCCTTCTAACTTCCAGGACATTGCAAGAATCTACAATGCCAGACCGGGATTCTTTATCAATGATGTCAGCAGGTTTGACATTAAACAGGGTACACTAGGTGAGTGGGATTTGCAATTTTCCAACATAACAATGTGAGGATGTACACAAAAGCACCCTCATGCACAAATGAATGTAGTTTATagctctttttttttttaaatgaccaCACCCTCACGCTTTTAATCAATGACCCAATTATTTTTGTCATCAATGAGCAATTATTTTTGTCAACTTAAATGAACACCATCATGACAGATACACTAATTAAACAGTTTAATATTCATACAAAGCAATTTAATGTTCATGTTGTCTGCTCCTGTAGGTGACTGCTGGGTGTTGGCTGCTATCGCTTGTCTGAGCTGCCCAGAACATCGGGACCGCTTCTTCCGCGTGGTCCCAGATGACCAGAGCTTCCATGACGGCTGGTATGCTGGTCTGTTCCACTTCTTCTTCTGGCATTTTGGGGAATGGAAGGAGGTAGTGGTGGATGACCAGCTTCCTGTGGTCGGCAGGGACCTTACCTTTGTCCATTCTTCACAGCCGAATGAGTTTTGGGCGGCTCTGATGGAAAAAGCCTATGCTAAGTGAGTTTCCCAGGAAATCTGTGAAATGTGTTCTGGCTGgaatattttctgtgttaagCAAACCCTGGATCCGTTTGGTTTCCAGCAACAGCTACCATAGAAAAAGTCCCGTATATTTCTGGGATGAATATTTTCAACAAGTCCAGCAGGGTCCCATGTTGTGTGGAACCCCACTGTGTTTATCCTGATTTTCATAGACCATTTCAGTCGTGATCATCCtaacaaaatattcaacagATTATATATTCTTTCATTTAACTTGAAACAACAAAGTCAGTAATAGTATAAGCATGACTTATATGGAAAATGAAGATCCTTGTATTTTACCCTAATTCATATTTGATTGAACCTAATACATATTTGATGGAAACACCTTTCGGTAAAGTCCACATGACATTGACACAAGCATACATACAAGTTAGTGCAAAATGTGTGTGCGAACCTTGGTAGGCACCTTTCAGTTTTTGATTAATGAACACAGTTGCCAGTCTCGATACCCTGTGAGATTGTGTGCTTTGACTTTGGCAGATTTAATTGCATTTTCATTGCTTctgatgacatatgttgtatgttCTGGACAGTGATTAAACTATTTCATTCTAGACTATACGGATCTTACGAGGCCCTTAAAGGTGGAAGTATGGCAGACTCATTGACTGATTTCACTGGTGGTCTGACCGAGAGTTACACCATCAGGGGAAAGTATGCCAACATGCCTCGCAACATCGTCAACATCTTGTTTAAGGCGCTGGATCGTAATGCTCTGATTGGTTGCGGCATAGACGTGAGTAGACACATTCTTAATTGTAGTTAGTGAATAGATGAAATATGGTCAGGGAGTTGTAAGTATTCATGCTGCATTTATTTTAACTAAACAAATACAGTAAAAGTAAAATTAATGACAGCTATATTTTCttagtgaacaaaatgtataaaatgaaaATCTGACGCATCATATTAATAGACAGATGATAATTCAGTCAAAACATTTTATCACAGTGGTACTGGTACCTCAAATGTATTCCCTGACTGCAGCTAAACAGATACACATGCTTTTGCTCACTATCTCTTATAGATGGAAAATATATAGTCCTATCATGGACCTCGGACTCCTTCCCAAATGTGACTGTACTTTAGAATTTTATACATTTATGTTACAGTAGGCATTGGTCACatgggtagactagtggttaatgtATTCACTTgtcttgctgaagacccaggatCGATTCTGcgcgtgggtacaatgtgtcaagcccatttcttgtgtccccccaccatgatattgctgaatatcaCCAGAAACAGCATAAATCCACCTGACTCACTGAACAGTTTTTAGAAGTGCAAGTTAATTTCTCACATGCTGTGTTTGTGTTCGGAACAGTACAAAATAACAAGCTGCAGGAAAGACAGGTACATTGTGTTTTTCGTCAGGAGTACCAACTACGTAAAAATTCATAAGGAATGTTATGACATTTGTGTAATATGGCAGATACTGAGATAGATGATTGTGGGCAATGCAGGGAAGGACCCAGGTGCGGCCCTGGACAAGTGGATCTAATTTATCTTCTCCTCCAAGTTTGACAGTACACATGGTGCAGAAGATATACACAATATCATATCACCATGGATCGATAATACTGTTCCCTGAACTTTTGAATGTCCAGATATCCTAAAGGTACAGCACAGTCCCTCTAGGTACATGATAGTAGGGTTGAACTGTACTTGTCGATCCTAATGATTAGACAGGGTAAGGAATATCTAGGGTTGTGTTGAAATGATATATCAACAGTAACGATTCCAACTCCATTGATTGAATGCTATCTGACTACACTTGCTATGGTCCTAGGAGACTAGGAATTTACTGTGGAAATCAGTCTGACTTAAAGACaatttgtatgcatatttaatttGCCACACAAGAAGAAACCTATTTGTATTGATTATACTCATGATTTAGTCCTATCATGCAACATTTCCACAATGTTATGACACACTGGCATGGTTTCATCGGTCGGAATCAGCAgcaactgaaatatttatcaaaatggAGATAAAACCCTGCATTCTAGAGGATGATGAGATCTTATATAACCAACTGATTGATATATTAACGGCTTATTTCTCATCAAATAATCAGCAGCATTTTAGATAGCGAGGTTTCTACTGTTATTAATTGCACTATCTATGAATGAGTGTCAGTCACTTAATGACAGATTATTACTTGCTAGGGTAATTATCTCCCCGGTGACATTATGACCTTGTTACGTATTTACATATGGCTGAACAAGAACGGGTATGGGTAGTCGACTTCTTTATTGTAATGAATGCAAAGGGTGCAATGTTCCGGGAATTAAGAgattgtctatccataaaatatctttcCTGTTCATCGTACctgcttctaaatgccactcaaagaagtctGTTTTTGTCTGTAAAATGTTCGTTCATCAACTGTCCTGACAAAATAAATTTTAATCTGGGGGAGTGCCATGCATGACAGTTAGGGTGTCATGATTCTGAAACTTTTTTAACCAATATCCATTATGCTGGAAACATTTGTATCCAGTTTTCATAACATTAAAAAATTCAAACCATCTCCAGTGCAACTGTCCTAATAGAACAATGCATCACAAACTCATTCCCGACTCACATTATTGTGCATGGGCATACTGTGAATCAGATTAATGTTCTAGTTCTTCACTACACAATAGTGTCACTGAAGCTGAGTAAAAGTAGTCCCGGCAAGGAAGAGTCATTTCACTCATGGGATCGGAACCATTACTGTTCTGTTTTCATCCACATTGAACATCATCGAGCACTTTTACATAGTGACAATTGATGGAGATTCTTTGGAGACCTTGATGCAGTGTGATTATAGGTGAAGCAACTCACCTGAGGCATTCATTAGATCATGTGACGTTGTTATTACTGGACATTGGTTCAGATTTACTGGTTCCAGAGACCATTTGGGTATGTGTCTTTGATGGTTCTACTTAAAAGAACACTGATCCAGAGCAATTCTGGAGGACTTGTTCTTGCTTttggtgttgtttttttccccACGAGTATCCAGATGatatcataaaacacattgATTGACAAAGATTCAAAGACTTCATCTGTCAGGGGTAAAAGATGTTAGGACTAAAAACAGACGTCATTATGTAGGTCTTCATATTTTTTGTATCATAGTCTTAATTAATTAATTGTTATGATTTTATGCATTTTGGAAGTTCAGAAATACTTTATCTGTTAATTTTAACTTTAATGATAGTAATATGTAAACATTTTAGAGATTGTTTACATGaatcaagaaaaaaaatgaagtgGAATAATTTTGCAGGGTGCTACAACAAATGAATTGAGGGAATTAAGGGATTCATTACCATTTTGTTGTCCCCCCATTGACCACAATGGATTAGTGTTTGCAATGAAAATTTaacaatgaatttcactttaaaccaaAGAGTAAACCAAATACAGAGAAATTAAGATTgaaaatcctcataattttaccttgctaATTGAAACTTTAGGTTTCTGAATTTGATTTAACTTAAAATTAGGTTTTGCAAATGAGCATAGTTTCAAATCgttgttattggtttgtattacaaggaggtaaacgcagtagttggaacagtgaaacaaatgcatgtgagGAACGTGATGAGTGTTAACATAGACCAACTCTACTTGTTCTCTGTGCTTCATTTATTCTGCACACCCCCATGTGATACTGCTCCTTTATTATGTTGAACCTACCCTGCTTACAAGTGAGTAATGTTTCTATGTACCCTGTTGGGAATGCTGAACTCCATTTGGTACTTCATAGTAGTAAATCTTTATCTTGAATGAAATTTAGTCACACAtcatgtacggaaattaccaatgttttgcaaatgcaaatcgacggaagggagataactctgagtCTGCATTTCTTGTgtgcaaaatctagcaatggctacaaGAAGATTTGAACCACTGCTTCAAGcaattcaaaatcaacattgagTTGTTCAGTATGATAAATATGATGTTCACAGGTCCCTTGGGCTTAGGGAACTTGAACAAACATAGagagtacatcaacccatgtacCCCACTCATGACCAGTGAGCAACTTATAATGTTCAATGTGTAGTACATAGACTGAATTTCTTCAGTCTAGCTTAAAAGGTGTATGTGACAGATACAAACAAAGTAACCTAAACATATGGTAAACATTTTATCTTTggtcaacccgtgaagatcccagttagaattgatcttcagtaacccagtcTTGTTGTTATGGGCAAATGGaaacaggtggtcagactcgctgatttggtgtacctgtcattgtatcccaagtgcttagatcgatgctcatgctcatgaAATAATGTTGACTATGGcctaaaactaaagtcactgacTCATCTTTGCTCAGAATATTGTCAAAGTTAAAATTAGGGGGAAAACATAGACTGTTTTCACTTAGTGGTGTCATTAGTTTTAAGTTTGAGTGGTcagaaaaatgttcatttaaaaTCACATAAGGAGTATTTGGGATCACAACACCCAAAGGAATGCACCCAAGAGAAGGTTGTGTAGGTTGTAGGTTTACCAGAATGTGAACCCTAAAGATGTAGAAACACTGTGACCTGCAGAACTTCAGAGGACAGTGCATTTCCATGATCACAGTAAGAATCCACTCTTGTGTTCCAGCCTGTGAAGTCTGGTTCAAGGGAAGCAGTGCTGGAGAATGGCCTGGTTGCAGGACATGCTTACAGTGTCACAGATCTCAGGGAGGTAGGTGTCATTGCTTACAGTGTCACAGATCTCAGGGAGGTAAGTGTCATTGCTTACAGTGTCACAGATCTCAGGGATGTAGGTCTTATTGCTTACAGTGTCACAAATCTCAGGGATGTCAGGGATGTAGGTCTTATTGCTTACAGTGTCACAGATCTCAGGGAGGTAGGTCCTATTGCTTACAATGTCACAGGTCTCAGGGAGGTAAGTCTCATTGATCACAATGACACAGAACTTACAGAAGCAGGTCTCATTGATCACAATGTCACAGATCGTCCAGAGGTAGGTCTCATTGATCACAATTGCACAGTTCTTCTAGAGGTAGGTCTCATTGATCCAAATGTCACAGATCTTCCAAGGGTAGGTCTCATTGATCACAATGTCACTTGGCACGTAAGCTGATTATGGAGGATACAACTCTGATTATTTACAATCATAATATCGCACACCGATGCAAGAAGGAAACATTGTGTAATGATTACCAAGGACAAAGTGGTATGCAGGTAATtatggttggaatatttcaGATTCAGATGATGACGGACAGGGGACAGATTCCAGTCACGCTGATCCGAGTAAGGAACCCTTGGGGGAATAAGATCGAGTGGAATGGCCGATGGAGTGATCGGTATGTCTGCATTCAAGACTCCAGATTTCGTCCATGTTGTAAGAAATCCCTGTCTGATCTTTGTTCTAAAGTGTCATGACAGGTACACTACAGTcaaatgaaaaatgtgtttcCTATTATTCAAATCCAAATTTTgtatgttattgtttgttttgatcaTTGTTTTTCAAGGCAAGGTTATGAAAACTTTCTACCAGCCCTGAATTTCTGATGGCAGTCTACTGATGATACAGACAGTGAGGGACTTGTAGGcatttttaataataataataataacaagagTACTTATATGGCGCCTCATCCACATCACTAAGGGACATGCTCTAAGCGCATACACtgaacatcattattattaccccagataacccaagatgcctgttaggcgctagaaggttatagtcacatgactttatctcaccgggtaGCCATTTTCTGCTGGTTGAACAGAAgcaattcttgaacaaactcacttgcctaaggtgcttcgttgtggggcaggaccgacgtcctagaaactctcaggagtcaaactgccaaacacggccacccatccaaggactgtccgagctcaacggtgcttaacttcaactgattttgtgacctgagcactacatacaggaccactcgccaccaatTAGGCAGAGTTTAATTCAGAAAGTGCCAGGGAATCCAAAATGTGAAGATCAAGGGTTTCCCATATTATTGCAAGATTATTGTTGCTCCGTGTTTAAAGTATATAGATCATGTACTTACAGTTTTCACATTGTCTGTCACATGAATGCTATGAGCATATCTTCCTGATATGTTCCAGTTCCCAGGAGTGGTTGAGTATTCCAGACCATGAGCGGGAACAGATTGGACTGGTGCAGAGGGACAATGGGGAATTCTGGTAGGCcttttgtaaaacatttttaCTAGTTTCTTTATGATCAAGAGCTACAATTAGCCAACATGTGCATCATGTATCTGCATATACCCTTGTGTTCCCAGCCTTGAATCTAAATACGTATAATATTTCTACTATAATTtgtaatgtatgtgtgtgtttctttGTGACATTGCCAATATATCttattttgtaatttgtttcacaAACTGTAGTTTTTCATTTATCATATTACATTTTAAATGCAGTCACCCCACTCTGCTCCACTCCTCTGCACTGCACTCCACTCCACCACCATTCTCACCAATCAAATTAATATAACCTTGTTTCAAGAAAGGGATGtttattatataaataatgACATAATTGTCTTCAACAGAAGAAGAAATACACTTCAGTCAAAATTTATGTGCAGTCTGAAAACTTTGAGTATAATATCTTCTTTTAAAAGGATGGATTTCCAGGATTTTGAGAGGAACTTTGATAACCTTGAAATCTGCAACTTGACATTGGATGATGATCTCAGTCACGTAGTGGAGCATCATGGGAGATTTATAAAAGGTTTCAATGCTGGGGGGACACCATCTAACAGAGGTAAGAGATTCAAACTGTGAAAAACATGTTGTCTTCAATTCAGTTTAGTCCATTTCTTCCATACCTGATGTCGGTACTCTGTAGTTCATGAAGACTGGGTTGCCATTGTATCAGGTCAGCAAGCTTAAAGGCTAAAGAATACAATGACTGATGCCTTTTTAAAGAGATCTATGAAACATTTGATATGTGATTACACTTCAACTTTtaggtacaaattctagttctcGTCATTGCTGGAGGCAAGATTATAggctatgaatacacaatgctttTTATAAGTTGTCAGATCTAGCACAGTAGTATTTGTCAGTACACTTAAATGTAAGGTACAAAATCTAGTTCCATCACACCTTCATTGCAGATACTTTCTGGACCAACCCCCAGTACCATGTCCGTCTACAAGACactgacgatgatgatgacagccATTGCAGCTTTATAGTGCAAGTAATGCAGAAAGACAGACGCAAGATCAAACATAAAGGACCCAGATTTCTTTACCTAGGATTTGTAATATACAGAGTAAGCAGCAGAAAGTaatacttgtaatgtacagggtagacagaatgtaatatttgtaatatacagggtagacagaatgtaatatttgtaatatacagggtagacagaatgtaatatttgtaatatacagggtagacagaatgtaatatttgtaatatacagggtagacagaatgtaatatttgtaatatacagggtagacagaatgtaatatttgtgatATACAGGGTACACAGAATGTAATACTTGTAATATACAGGGTagacagaatgtaatatttgtgatATACAGGGTAGACAGAATGTAATACTTGTGATATACAGGGTAGACAGAATGTAATACTTGTAATATAAAGGGTagacagaatgtaatatttgtgatatacagggtagacagaatgtaatatttgtgatatacagggtagacagaatgtaatacttgtcatatacagggtagacagaatgtaatatttgtgatATACAGGGTAGACAGAATGTAATACTTGTGATATACAGGGTACACAGAATGTAATACTTGTGATATACAGGGTACACAGAATGTAATACTTGTAATATACAGGGTagacagaatgtaatatttgtaatgtacagggtacacagaatgtaatatttgtaatatacagggtagacagaatgtaatatttgtaatgtacagggtacacagaatgtaatatttgtaatatacagggtagacagaatgtaatatttgtaatgtaCAGGGTACACAGAATGTAATACTTGTGATATACAGGGTACACAGAATGTAATACTTGTAATATACAGGGTagacagaatgtaatatttgtaatgtacagggtacacagaatgtaatatttgtaatatacagggtagacagaatgtaatatttgtaatgtaCAGGGTACACAGAATGTAATACTTGTGATATACAGGGCACACAGAATGTAATACTTGTAATATACAGGGTagacagaatgtaatatttgtaatgtaCAGGGTACACAGAATGTAATACTTGTGATATACAGGGTACACAGAATGTAATACTTGTAATATACAGGGTagacagaatgtaatatttgtaatgtacagggtacacagaatgtaatatttgtaatatacagggtagacagaatgtaatatttgtaatatacagggtagacagaatgtaatacttgtaatgtacagggtacacagaatgtaatatttgtaatatacagggtagacagaatgtaatatttgtaatgtaCAGGGTACACAGAATGTAATACTTGTGATATACAGGGTAGACAGAATGTAATACTTGTAATATACAGGGTagacagaatgtaatatttgtaatatacagggtagacagaatgtaatatttgtaatgtacagagtacacagaatgtaatatttgtaatgtacagggtacacagaatgtaatatttgtgatatacagggtagacagaatgtaatatttgtgatatacagggtagacagaatgtaatacttgtaatgtacagggtagacagaatgtaatatttgtaatgtacagggtacacagaatgtaatatttgtaatgtacagggtagacagaatgtaatatttgtgatatacagggtggacagaatgtaatatttgtaatgtacagggtagacagaatgtaatatttgtgatatacagggtacacagaatgtaatatttgtaatatacagggtacacagaatgtaatatttgtaatgtacagggtacacagaatgtaatatttgtgatatacagggtagacagaatgtaatatttgtgaaatacagggtacacagaatgtaatatttgtgatatacagggtacacagaatgtaatatttgtaatgtacagggtacacagaatgtaatatttgtaatgtacagggtagacagaatgtaatatttgtgatatacagggtagacagaatgtaatatttgtgatatacagggtagacagaatgtaatatttgtgatatacagggtacacaaaatgtaatatttgtaatgtacagggtacacagaatgtaatatttgtaatgtacagggtacacagaatgtaatatttgtgatatacagggtacacagaatgtaatacttgtaatgtacagggtacacagaatgtaatatttgtgatatacagggtagacagaatgtaatatttgtgatatacagggtagacagaatgtaatatttgtgatatacagggtacacagaatgtaatacttgtaatgtacagggtacacagaatgtaatacttgtaatgtacagggtagacagaatgtaatatttgtgatATACAGGGTAGACAGAATGTAGTATTTGTGATATACAGGGtacacaaaatgtaatatttgtaatgtacagggtacacagaatgtaatatttgtaatgtacagggtacacagaatgtaatatttgtgatatacagggtacacagaatgtaatacttgtaatgtacagggtacacagaatgtaatacttgtaatgtacagggtacacagaatgtaatatttgtgatatacagggtagacagaatgtaatatttgtgatatacagggtacacagaatgtaatatttgtaatgtacagggtacacagaatgtaatatttgtaatgtacagggtacacagaatgtaatatttgtgatatacagggtacacagaatgtaatacttgtaatgtacagggtacacagaatgtaatacttgtaatgtacagggTACACAGAATGTAATACTTGTACAGGGTacacagaatgtaatatttgtgatGTACAGGGTagacagaatgtaatatttgtgatatacagggtagacagaatgtaatatttgtaatgtacagggtacacagaatgtaatatttgtaatgtacagggtacacagaatgtaatatttgtgatatacagggtacacagaatgtaatacttgtaatgtacagggtacacagaatgtaatacttgtaatgtacagggtacacagaatgtaatatttgtgatatacagggtagacagaatgtaatatttgtgatatacagggtagacagaatgtaatatttgtgatatacagggtagacagaatgtaatatttgtgatATACAGGGTAGACAGAATGTAATACTTGTAATATACAGGGTAGACAGAATGTAATACTTGTAATATACAGGGTagacagaatgtaatatttgtaatatacagggtagacagaatgtaatatttgtgatATACAGGGTA
Proteins encoded:
- the LOC137294833 gene encoding calpain-9-like; its protein translation is MNMDFNTHRRYTKPDDYTGHPTPPYNQQPNPQNGSSGVRTYPIETREMHHRNGDNRDISEFDRLRQQCLRNRKLYEDSNFLAAVSSLYYSRQPPYRFDWKRPADIARIYNARPGFFINDVSRFDIKQGTLGDCWVLAAIACLSCPEHRDRFFRVVPDDQSFHDGWYAGLFHFFFWHFGEWKEVVVDDQLPVVGRDLTFVHSSQPNEFWAALMEKAYAKLYGSYEALKGGSMADSLTDFTGGLTESYTIRGKYANMPRNIVNILFKALDRNALIGCGIDPVKSGSREAVLENGLVAGHAYSVTDLREIQMMTDRGQIPVTLIRVRNPWGNKIEWNGRWSDRSQEWLSIPDHEREQIGLVQRDNGEFWMDFQDFERNFDNLEICNLTLDDDLSHVVEHHGRFIKGFNAGGTPSNRDTFWTNPQYHVRLQDTDDDDDSHCSFIVQVMQKDRRKIKHKGPRFLYLGFVIYRCSRDDTMPLNKDFFDYNNPYARCNAFVNARQVVKRFEFPPGDYVVMPCTYEPHQEVDYYVRFFFEKGNIAEYSDEKPAKITLPPPEPSADYKEQEEKFKQFFYKAAGEDMEVNPFELKIAINDALRKEPLHREIGIDACKSFVSLMDVDNSGRLGINELSYLWNHLRSWKKVFYQYDANKSGTMNSYELRRALPAAGYQVSHRTMAAIIFRYGNENNRIELDNFLILLARLMKLFNIYSKHETKGHAEFSLQQLLEQSLYS